The proteins below are encoded in one region of Sedimentibacter sp. zth1:
- a CDS encoding glycosyltransferase family 2 protein — translation MLLSIGMIVKNEEKYLDECLKSLNPILESIESELIIVDTGSTDNTIEIAKKYTNNLYTFEWCNDFSAARNKSLELAKGKYYMYLDADEILQDSSEIINLFKTNEHTKYNTYFYKVYNFITNNNLDDYNISHPARIFKMDSGTKFLGIIHEYIPYAHPIKILENTKFYHYGYINDSKILKDKKLYRNLSLLNNELQIEGNSPRLSILLYDSYISLGDVDNAIKFCDLGIEIAKTNNEFDYLYVLTVKKTYAYYFDNKFNKVIEEGLNYFKLIGNDEIATNIDMYYMMSISYYNLKDFYNTITCYNKYNELLSLYKSNLLNTSDLLLYSLGFISNDQQIFLDLHVVIAYFKQNNLQKAKLLFSNTNLNNATQTKEIVRLITICKLSFMRSKENYLEIINLYNRIGIDNHNYVNHSIEKFLNENPSQTEKLLESFYINYFKNFNTCNQYIQLMIIRYIDIYKKQRVNNLLNIVINMENKLTEELSDILYYVLKCNFPISKIANYINSDNVFEYLEIISKLHNDLFDIILNYDFIIENTKDIIITKEILRYELKIIKSIDNDVGLQIFDFYIDIVKKYFDIAYTKDYLTIDNINFISIQDRFDAYCYFASIVSQTNKVNCIKLLKSCLLEFPSMINIISIISDNIVQNNDVDKSEFNQLAVEVKNNIKLFINNKDLKSALELLKQYKEINPNDSDILILENQI, via the coding sequence ATGTTACTTTCAATAGGAATGATTGTAAAAAATGAAGAAAAGTACTTAGATGAATGCCTTAAGTCCTTAAATCCAATTTTGGAAAGCATTGAAAGCGAATTAATAATTGTAGATACTGGCTCTACTGACAATACAATAGAAATAGCAAAAAAATACACTAATAATTTATACACGTTTGAATGGTGTAATGATTTTTCTGCAGCTAGAAACAAGTCATTAGAGTTAGCAAAAGGCAAATATTATATGTATTTAGATGCTGATGAAATACTTCAAGATTCTTCTGAGATAATAAACTTATTTAAAACTAATGAACATACAAAGTATAATACATACTTTTATAAGGTATACAACTTTATAACCAACAACAATTTAGATGATTATAATATAAGCCACCCTGCAAGAATTTTTAAAATGGATAGTGGAACTAAATTTTTAGGTATAATACATGAGTACATACCATATGCGCACCCAATTAAGATATTAGAAAATACAAAATTTTATCATTATGGATATATAAATGATAGTAAAATATTAAAAGATAAAAAGCTGTACAGAAATCTATCTCTTTTGAATAATGAATTGCAAATTGAAGGAAACAGCCCCAGATTAAGTATTTTATTATATGACAGTTACATATCTCTTGGTGATGTTGATAATGCAATTAAATTTTGTGATTTAGGAATAGAAATTGCAAAAACAAATAATGAATTTGATTACTTATATGTACTAACTGTAAAAAAAACATATGCATACTATTTTGATAATAAATTTAATAAAGTAATAGAAGAAGGATTAAATTATTTTAAACTTATTGGCAATGATGAGATAGCGACTAACATAGATATGTATTATATGATGTCTATTTCTTATTATAATCTTAAGGATTTTTATAACACTATAACCTGTTATAATAAATACAATGAATTACTTAGTTTATATAAATCAAACTTGCTCAACACTTCCGATTTATTGTTATATTCACTTGGTTTTATATCAAATGATCAACAAATTTTTTTGGATTTACATGTTGTAATTGCTTATTTTAAACAAAATAATTTACAAAAAGCAAAATTACTATTTTCAAACACTAACTTGAACAATGCAACGCAAACAAAAGAGATAGTTAGACTTATAACAATATGTAAACTTAGCTTTATGAGAAGCAAAGAAAACTATCTTGAAATTATAAATCTATATAATAGAATAGGCATTGATAACCACAATTATGTTAACCATTCTATAGAAAAATTTTTAAATGAAAATCCATCACAAACCGAAAAATTATTGGAAAGCTTTTATATAAACTATTTTAAGAATTTTAATACTTGTAACCAATACATACAATTAATGATAATTAGATACATTGATATTTATAAAAAGCAACGTGTTAATAACCTTTTAAATATTGTTATAAATATGGAAAATAAGCTTACAGAAGAATTATCTGATATACTATATTATGTATTAAAATGTAATTTCCCAATTAGCAAAATAGCTAATTACATAAATTCAGACAATGTATTTGAGTATCTAGAAATTATTTCTAAACTTCATAATGACTTGTTTGATATTATTTTAAATTATGATTTTATTATAGAAAATACAAAAGATATTATTATAACAAAAGAAATTCTACGCTACGAATTAAAAATTATCAAATCCATTGATAATGATGTCGGTTTGCAAATTTTTGACTTTTATATCGATATAGTCAAAAAATATTTTGATATTGCATACACTAAAGACTATTTAACAATAGATAATATTAATTTTATATCTATACAGGATAGATTTGATGCATATTGTTATTTTGCATCTATTGTTTCCCAAACTAATAAAGTAAACTGTATAAAATTATTAAAATCATGCCTATTAGAATTTCCATCAATGATTAATATAATTTCTATTATATCAGATAATATTGTACAAAATAATGATGTGGATAAATCAGAGTTTAATCAATTAGCAGTAGAGGTTAAAAACAATATAAAACTTTTCATAAATAATAAAGATTTAAAGTCAGCATTAGAACTATTAAAACAATATAAAGAAATAAATCCTAATGATTCTGATATTTTAATATTAGAAAATCAAATATAA
- a CDS encoding protein-glutamate O-methyltransferase CheR — MITITDSEFIELVTFMKKNYGINLEKKRQLIEGRMCNLLEKKGMKSFGEYITVIKRNNVEEITTLINKLTTNHTFFYREDNHYKFLKEIVLPEQEKNNRTKILNIWSAGCSSGEEPFTTAMALDDYFGIKKAQWNTKILATDISQNVLNKAKKAIYQEDSIKGLPPTWKTKYLNKTEDGKYQIAVNIKKQVQFGVFNLMNPMPSIYKNKYHVIFCRNVMIYFDQKTKNDLINRFYEAIQPGGYLFIGHSETVQREKSKFKYICPAIYQKV, encoded by the coding sequence ATGATTACAATAACTGATAGTGAATTCATTGAGCTTGTGACTTTTATGAAAAAAAATTATGGGATAAATCTAGAAAAGAAAAGACAGCTTATTGAAGGCAGAATGTGCAATTTACTAGAAAAAAAAGGTATGAAAAGTTTCGGAGAATATATAACAGTTATTAAAAGAAATAATGTAGAAGAGATTACAACACTGATTAATAAATTAACTACTAATCATACCTTTTTTTATAGAGAAGATAATCATTATAAATTTTTAAAAGAAATTGTTCTTCCTGAACAGGAAAAAAACAATCGAACTAAGATACTAAATATTTGGAGTGCTGGTTGTTCTTCTGGTGAAGAACCATTTACTACTGCTATGGCACTTGATGATTATTTTGGCATAAAAAAAGCTCAGTGGAATACTAAAATTTTAGCAACAGATATTTCACAAAATGTATTAAACAAGGCAAAAAAAGCGATTTATCAAGAGGATAGTATAAAAGGATTACCTCCAACATGGAAAACTAAATATTTGAATAAAACTGAGGATGGCAAATATCAGATTGCTGTTAATATAAAAAAGCAAGTACAATTTGGTGTATTTAATTTAATGAATCCAATGCCTTCTATATATAAGAACAAATATCATGTTATATTTTGCAGGAATGTAATGATATATTTTGATCAAAAAACTAAAAATGATTTGATAAATAGATTTTATGAAGCTATTCAACCTGGAGGATATTTGTTTATTGGACATTCTGAAACTGTACAGCGAGAAAAATCAAAATTCAAATATATTTGTCCTGCAATATATCAGAAGGTGTAA
- the fliD gene encoding flagellar filament capping protein FliD — protein MKGMLYMADSTSSIYGSVVGTGGIGGLISGLDTKSIVEQLAAASQIKINKQYQAQQKLVYQQDAFRDIISKCVSFSDKYFSFSSKTNMLSSSFFKSSTITSSNDNVKVTGDSDAIKNFTINSITSVATNSSLVSDKTVSNESFDAIFSSESEILKNQLAGQSISISIEEDVDGVTNTSTQTLKISSDFVGDNLNDVVAELNKQINDDNSKLKGKVLYAVNGDKLELQKIDANVKDTKVAAVSKNIEDILKIKASADGNSSESITAIDIDKIVDEVDLKDALLAGEISFSYNGVKKSLTFSEDELSGIDFTDISNITTQTGIKDLLQNKLNNAFGDGKINISSVDGKLSFSTSGTNNTLSVGSISADISALLGLSYGSSNRINSNAAISSSTLNGLTGTIKEDYIVKVNGTEVSFKKDDTIDSIIAKVEADANVNVTYVSDTGKFTITDKTDETKTYVAEDVEGGGNIAFALFNRENKSLDTTKALKDSSLVGLVTEQYSMNVNGADFTFNNNDSISSIISEINKDENAGVTISYSSTTDKFSAISDETGAHTKIEINDASGNNLANCLFGDSSNMTITGGQDTVMNVTINGVTQNITRSGDSFSIDGINLELNKNAAGITEPIDFAVANNTDEVTEKVAQFVEDYNKLIDELDSKLMETPNKEYPPLTDAQKKEMSESEIKAWEEKAREGMLYCNSTVQNVLSSLRDAASSIVGETSTMLDDIGITTPIGDYTGKLVFNEDKFKEKYSKDPDEVAQLFTSDVDKTNGKGIALQLKAVLYENVGFSGEKGYMAEQAGTKSTKTEKDNYLTDRIDEYQEIITKLKESMETEKKRYWAQFSALESALARMNSQSSWLAQQY, from the coding sequence ATGAAAGGAATGTTATATATGGCAGATAGTACATCAAGTATTTATGGTTCAGTAGTTGGTACTGGTGGTATTGGTGGTCTTATTTCAGGTCTTGATACAAAAAGTATAGTTGAGCAATTAGCTGCAGCATCACAAATTAAAATAAATAAACAATATCAAGCTCAACAAAAGCTTGTGTATCAACAAGACGCATTTAGAGATATAATTTCAAAATGTGTATCCTTTAGTGATAAATATTTTTCATTTTCATCAAAAACAAATATGCTAAGCAGTAGTTTCTTTAAATCAAGTACAATCACATCATCAAATGATAATGTAAAAGTTACAGGTGATTCAGATGCTATTAAAAATTTTACTATTAATAGTATAACAAGTGTGGCTACTAATTCTAGCTTGGTTTCAGATAAAACAGTTTCAAATGAAAGTTTTGACGCAATATTCTCAAGTGAAAGTGAAATATTAAAAAATCAATTAGCAGGTCAGTCAATTTCAATTTCTATTGAAGAGGACGTTGATGGTGTTACAAATACATCTACTCAAACATTAAAGATTTCTTCTGATTTTGTGGGAGATAATTTAAATGATGTTGTAGCTGAATTAAACAAACAAATAAATGATGATAACAGTAAACTTAAAGGTAAGGTTCTGTATGCTGTAAATGGTGATAAATTAGAATTACAAAAAATTGATGCTAATGTAAAGGATACAAAAGTAGCTGCAGTTAGCAAAAACATTGAAGATATATTAAAAATAAAAGCTAGTGCGGATGGAAATTCATCAGAATCAATTACAGCTATCGATATAGACAAAATAGTAGACGAGGTAGATTTAAAGGATGCATTACTTGCCGGAGAAATATCATTTTCATATAATGGAGTTAAAAAGTCATTAACATTTTCTGAAGATGAGTTATCGGGTATTGATTTTACAGATATTAGTAATATTACTACACAAACAGGCATCAAAGATTTATTACAAAATAAATTAAATAACGCTTTTGGTGATGGTAAAATAAATATATCTTCAGTCGATGGTAAACTTTCATTTTCAACTAGTGGTACTAATAATACTCTAAGTGTAGGCTCAATAAGTGCTGATATTAGCGCATTGCTTGGATTATCCTACGGGTCTTCAAATAGAATAAATAGTAACGCTGCTATTTCATCAAGTACATTAAATGGATTAACAGGTACTATTAAAGAAGATTATATAGTAAAAGTAAACGGTACTGAAGTATCTTTTAAAAAAGATGATACTATAGATAGTATTATTGCAAAAGTTGAAGCTGATGCAAACGTAAATGTAACATATGTTAGTGATACAGGTAAATTTACAATAACAGATAAAACTGATGAAACTAAAACATATGTTGCTGAGGATGTTGAAGGTGGTGGAAATATAGCTTTTGCATTATTTAACAGAGAAAATAAAAGTTTAGATACTACGAAAGCATTAAAAGACTCATCACTTGTTGGTCTTGTGACAGAACAATATTCTATGAATGTAAACGGTGCTGATTTTACTTTTAATAACAATGATTCCATTAGTTCAATAATAAGTGAGATAAATAAAGATGAAAATGCAGGAGTGACTATTTCATATTCATCAACAACTGATAAATTTTCTGCTATTTCTGATGAAACAGGTGCACATACAAAAATAGAAATTAATGATGCAAGTGGTAACAATCTTGCTAATTGTTTATTTGGAGATTCATCTAATATGACTATTACTGGTGGGCAAGATACAGTCATGAATGTAACAATCAATGGAGTAACACAAAATATAACAAGAAGTGGTGATTCATTTAGTATTGATGGAATTAATTTAGAGCTTAATAAAAATGCAGCTGGTATCACAGAACCTATTGATTTTGCAGTAGCAAACAATACAGACGAGGTTACTGAAAAGGTAGCACAATTCGTAGAAGATTATAATAAATTAATAGATGAATTAGATTCAAAATTAATGGAAACACCAAACAAAGAGTATCCACCTTTAACAGATGCTCAGAAAAAGGAAATGTCTGAATCAGAAATAAAGGCCTGGGAAGAGAAAGCTAGAGAAGGAATGCTTTATTGTAATTCTACTGTACAGAATGTTTTGTCTTCACTTCGTGATGCAGCATCATCTATAGTAGGTGAAACAAGTACGATGCTTGATGATATAGGAATAACAACACCTATAGGAGATTATACTGGAAAACTTGTATTTAATGAGGATAAATTCAAAGAAAAATATAGCAAAGATCCTGATGAGGTAGCTCAGTTGTTTACTTCAGATGTAGACAAAACAAATGGTAAAGGAATTGCATTGCAGCTTAAAGCAGTTTTATATGAAAATGTTGGATTTTCAGGAGAAAAAGGTTATATGGCAGAACAAGCTGGTACTAAAAGCACTAAAACTGAAAAAGACAATTATTTAACAGATAGAATAGATGAGTACCAAGAAATTATTACAAAACTTAAGGAAAGCATGGAAACAGAAAAGAAAAGATATTGGGCACAATTTTCAGCACTTGAGTCAGCTTTAGCTAGAATGAATAGTCAAAGTTCGTGGTTAGCTCAACAATATTAA
- a CDS encoding flagellin — MRIQHNINALNSHRNLGVNTGKSSKNLEKLSSGFRINRAGDDAAGLAISEKMRAQINGLSQAQQNAQDGISLIQTAEGALNETHSILQRMRKLSVQSSNGTYTDEDRTKLQAEATALSTEIDRISKSTKFNGMTLANGDGTANSSAAFTFQIGTENAADQRITVDINSMDATSLTVNALDIDDETNANAAIATVDAAIEAVSTQRSALGAAQNRLEHTVSNLSVTEENLTASESRIRDVDMAKEMMDFTKNNILTQAAQAMLAQANMQPQGVLQLLQ, encoded by the coding sequence ATGAGAATTCAACACAATATTAACGCGTTAAATTCACACAGAAATTTAGGTGTAAACACTGGAAAATCATCTAAAAATTTAGAAAAATTATCATCAGGATTTAGAATCAACAGAGCAGGAGACGATGCTGCAGGATTAGCAATATCAGAAAAAATGAGAGCACAAATCAATGGCTTATCACAAGCTCAACAAAATGCTCAAGATGGTATTTCATTAATACAAACAGCTGAAGGTGCTTTAAATGAAACACACTCAATCTTACAAAGAATGAGAAAATTATCAGTTCAATCATCAAATGGAACATATACTGATGAGGATAGAACAAAATTACAAGCTGAAGCTACTGCTTTATCAACAGAAATAGACAGAATATCAAAATCTACTAAATTCAATGGTATGACATTAGCAAATGGTGATGGAACAGCAAATTCATCTGCAGCATTTACATTCCAAATAGGTACTGAAAATGCAGCAGATCAAAGAATTACAGTTGATATAAATTCAATGGATGCTACTTCATTAACAGTAAACGCTTTAGATATAGATGATGAAACTAATGCTAATGCAGCAATTGCAACTGTAGACGCTGCTATAGAAGCAGTATCTACACAAAGATCAGCATTAGGTGCTGCTCAAAACAGATTAGAGCATACAGTAAGTAACTTATCAGTAACAGAAGAAAACTTAACAGCTTCTGAATCAAGGATAAGAGACGTTGATATGGCTAAAGAAATGATGGACTTTACTAAGAACAACATTCTTACACAAGCTGCTCAAGCAATGCTTGCACAAGCCAATATGCAACCACAAGGTGTATTACAATTATTACAATAA
- a CDS encoding flagellin, whose translation MRIQHNINALNSHRNLGVNTGKSSKNLEKLSSGFRINRAGDDAAGLAISEKMRAQINGLSQAQQNAQDGISLIQTAEGALNETHSILQRMRKLSVQSSNGTYTNEDRTKLQEEATALTTEIDRISASTKFNGMTLANGTGAKDSVKSFTFQIGTENAADQRITVSISSMDADTLGVSGISIANEADSNTAIATVDTAIETVSTQRSALGAAQNRLEHTVSNLSVTEENLTASESRIRDVDMAKEMMDFTKNNILTQAAQAMLAQANMQPQGVLQLLQ comes from the coding sequence ATGAGAATTCAACACAATATTAACGCATTAAATTCACACAGAAATTTAGGTGTAAACACTGGAAAATCATCTAAAAATTTAGAAAAATTATCATCAGGATTTAGAATCAACAGAGCAGGAGACGATGCTGCAGGATTAGCAATATCAGAAAAAATGAGAGCACAAATCAATGGCTTATCACAAGCTCAACAAAATGCTCAAGATGGTATTTCATTAATACAAACAGCTGAAGGTGCTTTAAATGAAACACACTCAATCTTACAAAGAATGAGAAAATTATCAGTTCAATCATCAAACGGAACATATACTAATGAAGATAGAACAAAATTACAAGAAGAAGCTACTGCTTTGACAACTGAAATCGATAGAATTTCTGCTTCAACTAAATTTAATGGTATGACATTAGCAAATGGTACTGGAGCAAAAGATTCAGTTAAATCATTTACATTCCAAATAGGAACTGAAAATGCAGCAGACCAAAGAATTACAGTTTCAATATCTTCAATGGATGCTGATACTTTAGGAGTTTCAGGAATTAGCATTGCAAATGAAGCTGATTCTAATACAGCAATTGCAACTGTAGACACAGCTATAGAAACAGTATCTACACAAAGATCAGCATTAGGTGCTGCTCAAAACAGATTAGAGCATACAGTAAGTAACTTATCAGTAACAGAAGAAAACTTAACAGCTTCTGAATCAAGAATAAGAGACGTTGATATGGCTAAAGAAATGATGGACTTTACTAAGAACAACATTCTTACACAAGCTGCTCAAGCAATGCTTGCACAAGCTAATATGCAACCACAAGGTGTATTGCAATTATTACAATAA
- the fliS gene encoding flagellar export chaperone FliS, which translates to MNDPYKNYKDNSINTMTRGEQLILLLDKAVQRLTIVSLMMEDGNFTEAIINLNKTRDIFNYLMACLDKKFEFATDLLQLYSFINAEIVKAAGKKDKTAIDNLIPIVIELRDTWKEAEKLARINK; encoded by the coding sequence ATGAATGATCCATATAAAAATTACAAAGATAACTCTATTAATACTATGACAAGAGGGGAACAGCTTATTTTGTTACTTGATAAGGCTGTACAAAGATTAACAATTGTAAGTTTAATGATGGAAGATGGGAATTTTACAGAAGCAATAATTAATTTAAATAAAACAAGAGATATATTTAATTATCTTATGGCTTGTTTAGATAAAAAGTTTGAATTTGCGACCGATTTATTGCAGTTATATTCTTTTATCAATGCAGAAATAGTTAAGGCTGCCGGTAAAAAGGATAAAACAGCAATAGATAATTTAATACCGATTGTAATAGAACTTAGAGATACTTGGAAAGAAGCAGAAAAATTAGCAAGAATCAATAAATAA
- a CDS encoding chemotaxis response regulator protein-glutamate methylesterase, translated as MAYKKIKVLITDDSLFFRNILKKEIEKDPLIEVVGVAFDPIDAREKIKLLSPDIITLDVEMPKMNGITFLKKLMKDDPKKIVLVSSLNINVFDALDAGAVDFVKKPSMSSENELKNFFYELVSKIKIASLAKLKTNIEYKAVPTLTSSNNILLYKQPQKKVIAIGASTGGTEATLAVLKQLPKEVPAILVTQHMPAGFTKMYADRLNKICKFEVREAVNGDRVVDGLALIAPGDKQMRLAKDSKGYYVKCQEGEKVSGHCPSVDVLFESVANVASENTIGIILTGMGKDGANGLLKMKNEGAYTIGQDQVSCVVYGMPKVAYEIGGVQIQSPVENIANILIKQLNKE; from the coding sequence ATGGCATATAAAAAAATTAAAGTATTAATTACAGATGATTCATTATTTTTTAGAAATATACTTAAAAAAGAAATAGAAAAAGATCCTTTAATTGAGGTTGTAGGTGTTGCATTTGATCCAATAGATGCTAGAGAGAAAATCAAATTGTTATCTCCAGACATTATAACTTTGGATGTTGAGATGCCTAAAATGAATGGAATTACATTTTTAAAGAAGTTAATGAAGGATGACCCTAAAAAAATCGTTTTAGTTAGTTCATTGAATATTAATGTTTTTGATGCATTAGACGCTGGGGCTGTTGATTTTGTAAAGAAGCCAAGCATGAGTTCTGAAAATGAATTAAAAAATTTCTTTTATGAATTAGTATCAAAAATCAAAATAGCTTCGTTAGCAAAGTTAAAAACAAATATTGAATATAAGGCTGTACCTACACTTACAAGCTCAAATAACATATTATTATATAAACAGCCTCAAAAAAAAGTTATTGCAATAGGTGCTTCAACTGGTGGAACAGAAGCTACTCTAGCAGTATTGAAACAATTGCCAAAGGAAGTACCGGCAATACTTGTAACCCAGCATATGCCTGCTGGATTTACTAAAATGTATGCAGATAGGTTAAATAAAATATGTAAATTTGAAGTTAGAGAAGCTGTAAATGGAGATAGAGTTGTTGATGGACTTGCTCTTATAGCACCCGGAGACAAACAAATGAGACTTGCAAAGGACTCAAAAGGATATTATGTGAAATGTCAAGAAGGCGAAAAAGTGAGTGGACATTGTCCTTCAGTAGATGTTTTATTTGAGTCTGTTGCAAATGTAGCAAGTGAAAATACAATAGGTATAATATTAACAGGTATGGGCAAGGATGGTGCTAACGGACTGTTGAAAATGAAAAACGAGGGTGCCTATACTATAGGACAAGACCAAGTTAGTTGTGTAGTATATGGTATGCCTAAGGTAGCATACGAAATTGGTGGAGTACAAATTCAAAGTCCTGTTGAGAACATAGCTAATATTTTAATTAAACAACTAAACAAAGAATAA